Proteins co-encoded in one uncultured Bacteroides sp. genomic window:
- a CDS encoding oligopeptide transporter, OPT family, producing the protein MADEKKFVPFVSADKSMREFTGRAVLIGLVLAVILGAANAYLGLKAGMTIAATYPAAVIGMAILRFFKGTILEENITRTVGSIGESVAAGAIFTLPAFYISGVWSGQQFSSIGSYFIASLILITGGILGVLFVALLRRVMVEDKELPFPESVAAAEIHKSGQSGSGGSKYLFSAMIVGAVVKIAGDLRLFATEWTTFFKSSIAKFAGGKTLDGGFLAGGPSISPAYLGVGYIIGPRLSALNFSGSVMAWGLMVPMLLTVLGSSFVGSLPQNAALPVDSPDAWMNAANVVWKEVVRIIAIGGMLVAACYTLYRMRGSLGTGLKRSVKDLKRATQGTAADVERTEKDLKSSWILLGICFAAIATFVITYFIFNTSILVAIVASTIMIVLAFFFAAVSGYLVGIIGSSNNPISGLTLTALVVTALILVACGVDSHNGGVAAVLGIAAIVCVAAAVGGEMFQDLKAGHILGGTPWKMQVGDLIGVVIAGFVMFGVLIILNQGDINMGLQQGYEGGFGSKNLSAPQAGLMAALSQGIIGGQMAWVLIIAGMIMAVAFILMGITSPMLIFVGMYLPFNTVFAIFVGGLIKGVLDLYVARRKYSVGQIAAVENTGVLLASGLIAGEALMGLVVAIFAMFNVFFADMLPFANPNYAVGLLIILVIGYFFVRVPLKKADSMK; encoded by the coding sequence ATGGCAGATGAAAAAAAGTTCGTGCCTTTCGTTTCGGCGGATAAGAGCATGAGGGAGTTTACCGGTAGAGCAGTGCTCATCGGTTTGGTGCTGGCCGTGATTTTGGGAGCCGCGAATGCTTACCTGGGTTTGAAAGCCGGTATGACAATCGCCGCTACTTATCCTGCAGCAGTGATTGGTATGGCAATCTTGCGTTTCTTCAAAGGAACAATTCTCGAAGAGAATATTACCCGTACCGTAGGTTCTATTGGTGAGTCGGTAGCCGCAGGTGCTATCTTTACCTTACCGGCATTTTATATATCCGGTGTGTGGAGCGGGCAACAGTTCAGTTCCATTGGTAGTTATTTTATTGCTTCACTAATCCTGATTACCGGTGGTATTCTTGGCGTTTTGTTTGTAGCCTTGTTGCGTAGGGTAATGGTGGAAGATAAAGAACTTCCTTTCCCGGAAAGTGTGGCAGCTGCCGAGATTCACAAGAGTGGTCAGAGCGGTTCGGGCGGTTCTAAATATTTATTCTCTGCCATGATTGTTGGTGCTGTTGTTAAAATAGCAGGTGACCTTCGCCTTTTTGCAACAGAATGGACCACCTTCTTTAAATCTTCTATTGCTAAATTTGCCGGTGGCAAAACTCTTGATGGTGGTTTCCTTGCAGGTGGACCATCAATAAGTCCTGCATATTTAGGTGTTGGTTATATCATCGGCCCACGTCTTTCTGCGCTCAACTTTAGTGGCTCTGTAATGGCATGGGGATTAATGGTTCCAATGTTGCTTACCGTGCTGGGTTCCTCTTTCGTTGGATCTCTTCCACAAAACGCAGCTTTGCCTGTTGATTCTCCTGATGCATGGATGAATGCAGCAAATGTAGTATGGAAAGAAGTGGTACGTATCATTGCAATTGGCGGTATGCTTGTTGCGGCTTGCTATACATTATACAGAATGCGTGGTAGTCTGGGAACTGGATTGAAACGGTCCGTTAAAGATTTAAAGCGTGCTACTCAGGGCACTGCAGCCGATGTAGAACGTACAGAAAAAGATCTTAAATCTTCATGGATCCTTTTAGGTATCTGTTTTGCTGCTATTGCTACATTTGTAATCACATACTTCATATTTAATACAAGCATTTTGGTAGCTATCGTTGCTTCAACTATCATGATTGTGCTTGCATTCTTTTTTGCTGCCGTTTCAGGTTATCTGGTTGGAATCATAGGTTCAAGTAACAATCCTATCAGTGGATTAACCTTGACAGCTTTGGTTGTTACAGCATTGATCCTTGTTGCTTGCGGTGTCGATTCTCATAATGGTGGTGTTGCAGCCGTATTAGGAATAGCAGCCATTGTTTGTGTAGCTGCTGCCGTAGGTGGTGAAATGTTCCAGGATCTGAAAGCCGGACATATTCTGGGTGGTACACCCTGGAAGATGCAGGTAGGCGACTTGATTGGTGTTGTGATCGCAGGTTTTGTGATGTTCGGTGTTTTGATTATCCTTAATCAGGGTGATATCAACATGGGACTTCAGCAAGGTTACGAAGGAGGTTTCGGAAGTAAGAACCTTTCTGCACCTCAGGCAGGTTTAATGGCTGCACTTTCTCAGGGAATCATTGGTGGACAAATGGCATGGGTGCTGATTATTGCCGGAATGATTATGGCCGTTGCATTTATTCTGATGGGAATTACCAGTCCGATGCTAATTTTTGTGGGAATGTATCTTCCATTTAACACTGTATTTGCTATATTTGTGGGCGGTTTGATTAAAGGAGTGCTCGATCTTTATGTGGCACGCCGTAAGTATAGCGTGGGTCAGATTGCTGCAGTGGAAAATACCGGGGTTCTTCTAGCCTCCGGATTAATTGCCGGGGAAGCGTTAATGGGGTTGGTTGTAGCCATCTTTGCCATGTTCAACGTATTCTTTGCCGACATGCTTCCATTCGCCAATCCAAACTACGCAGTTGGTTTGTTAATTATATTGGTAATTGGTTACTTCTTTGTTCGGGTTCCGCTCAAGAAAGCCGATTCGATGAAATAA